In Passer domesticus isolate bPasDom1 chromosome 9, bPasDom1.hap1, whole genome shotgun sequence, a genomic segment contains:
- the LOC135307215 gene encoding uncharacterized protein LOC135307215, with amino-acid sequence MNDDKVPEEFPEGLPDVPEELLAALHEAPSETDSETVPETLAVEESDSVPGSHEKREPTEDTRTLAEPEEYSGSSGGQKAQTAGHCDPSKYYILVGTVAASALLLLGAVSGYLVMHQLLKRDRRSQEDKEATGQDWDSSWESCGQPRGEPQSGEGAGSSERAQGNGFRDSCRLFPELFAAELAQLHKNMSADPSPLPTCSFCALADNTSSRDHWISLESPQPTASSWPSYQYLQDYYLLEDED; translated from the exons atgaacgatgacaaggttcctgaagagttccctgaaggattgccggatgttccagaggagctcctggcagccttgcatgaagccccatctg agacagattctgagactgtgccggagaccttagctgtggaagaaagtgacagtgtgccaggctcacatgaaaaaagagaaccaacagaggacaccaggacacttgctgagcctgaggaatattcag ggtcatccggtgggcaaaaagcccagactgctggacactgtgacccgagcaagtactacatcctagtagggacagtagcagcctcagctttgcttctgcttggggcagtgtctggctatctagtcatgcatcagctgctgaagagagacag gaggagccaggaggacaaagaggcaacaggacaggactgggactcttcctgggaaagctgtggtcagcctagaggtgaaccacagtcaggagaaggagcaggaagcagcgagagagcccaaggcaacgggttcagggacagctgccgcctgtttcctgagctctttgcagcagagctcgcccagctgcacaagaacatgagcgcagacccgtcacctctgcccacctgctccttctgtgctctggctgacaacacctcttcacgggaccactggatttccctggagtcacctcagcccacagcatcctcttggccctcctaccaatacctgcaggactactatctgttagaggatgaagattag